The Coccidioides posadasii str. Silveira chromosome 3, complete sequence genome contains a region encoding:
- a CDS encoding uncharacterized protein (EggNog:ENOG410PKV6~COG:S), which yields MSVQADLPIIIVGAGLVGLTLAQALKSEGIPFEIYERDSGLNSRYGGWAISLHWAMKPLASCLPPELYAQIPKIHVHPEVADRDRIPSVYLNLETGKPKFAAETQSHYRVHRIKLREILSQGIDIKWNKAFTGYKVTNDGVVVSFADGTEVKGAILAAADGKNSRAKSMLMGREKAALHDLPIAFIGLKLRGDEEYMKPFHSVAPVLWQGTHPATGVYIFCSRVSTPQLNGSAGSEKEYHEVQFNMSWIMKEDESPIPADNAGKIAKLKEKAKEGTGFYPGLRKALESITDDQEALDIKLQDWPTLDWDVCSGGRVTILGDAAHPMTMYRGEAANHGMYDAVLLKNQIQLWRNGKKSLEQAIRDFQTEMRIRANEAVLLSRQACFDSHFLDSLTLASPLLSIKRRLV from the exons ATGAGTGTCCAAGCAGATCTTCCTATCATCATTGTTGGTGCCGGTTTGGTGGGATTGACCCTGGCCCAGGCCCTCAAGTCAGAAGGAATTCCATTCGAGATATACGAACGCGACAGTGGCCTGAACTCACGATATGGAGGCTGGGCTATTTCTTTACATTGGGCAATGAAGCCGCTTGCATCGTGTTTGCCTCCTGAGCTTTATGCTCAAATCCCCAAAATCCATGTGCATCCAGAAGTGGCAGACAGGG ATCGTATTCCTTCCGTCTATCTAAATCTGGAGACCGGAAAACCCAAATTCGCAGCCGAAACCCAATCGCATTATCGAGTTCATCGAATCAAGCTCCGCGAAATTTTGAGCCAGGGAATTGATATCAAATGGAACAAAGCTTTCACGGGATACAAGGTCACAAACGATGGCGTCGTTGTCTCTTTTGCCGATGGAACAGAAGTAAAGGGAGCAATCCTCGCAGCCGCAGATGGAAAGAACAGCAGGGCTAAATCAATGCTCATGGGCCGCGAAAAAGCCGCACTCCACGATCTTCCCATTGCTTTCATTGGCCTGAAGCTTCGAGGAGATGAAGAGTACATGAAGCCGTTTCACTCCGTCGCTCCAGTTTTATGGCAGGGAACCCACCCAGCCACCGGTGTCTACATTTTCTGCTCGAGAGTATCCACACCTCAGCTCAACGGAAGCGCTGGTTCAGAAAAGGAGTATCATGAAGTGCAATTCAACATGAGCTGGATAATGAAGGAGGATGAGTCGCCAATTCCAGCAGACAATGCTGGGAAAATAGCcaaactgaaagaaaagGCTAAGGAGGGGACAGGATTCTATCCTGGGCTTCGCAAAGCACTAGAGAGCATAACTGACGATCAAGAAGCGTTGGATATCAAGTTGCAAGATTGGCCAACGCTGGACTGGGATGTATGTTCTGGGGGGAGGGTAACCATTCTAGGAGATGCCGCTCACCCAATGACAATGT ACCGAGGAGAAGCGGCAAATCATGGTATGTATGATGCAGTCTTGCTGAAAAACCAAATTCAGCTCTGGCGCAATGGGAAGAAATCTCTTGAGCAAGCTATCCGTGACTTTCAAACTGAGATGCGAATCAGAGCAAATGAGGCAGTCTTGCTGAGCCGGCAGGCTTGTTTTGACTCTCACTTTCTAGATAGCTTGACTCTCGCAAGTCCATTGCTGTCAATTAAAAGAAGACTGGTATAA
- a CDS encoding uncharacterized protein (EggNog:ENOG410Q0EI), producing the protein MVELIPIICTYDVEPSVLSSIVETAYSKSEDTSEALLVLSDTSRPAIQRYTVDDFTRPPVEQSFKSPFIGWSLERIAKFLKDNADDTAVGCYYFLVADERTSADNSLLFVDTLFNESEDEGDNEDKAPDEPLTVRLAPEFVNSYTVAIAIGSMGTNELVDETDEDGVYRGGASDVDEGEGFEESDAEEDGSDQDTP; encoded by the exons ATGGTTGAACTGATCCCCATTATCTGCACTTATGATGTTGAGCCTTCG GTGCTTTCTAGCATCGTAGAGACGGCTTACAGCAAGAGCGAAGATACATCTGAAGCCCTTCTGGTGTTGTCGGACACCTCCCGCCCCGCAATCCAACGTTACACGGTCGACGACTTTACCCGCCCACCTGTTGAGCAGTCATTCAAGTCTCCCTTTATCGGTTGGAGTCTCGAAAGGATCGCCAAATTCCTGAAGGATAACGCAGATGATACAGCTGTTGGCTGTTACTACTTTCTTGTTGCCGACGAACGGACCAGCGCGGACAACAGTCTTCTCTTTGTAGACACTCTGTTCAATGAAAGTGAGGACGAAGGTGACAATGAAGACAAAGCACCAGATGAGCCCTTGACGGTGCGACTTGCCCCTGAGTTTGTGAACTCGTACACAGTTGCTATCGCCATAGGTTCTATGGGCACGAACGAGCTGGTGGACGAGACAGACGAGGATGGAGTGTATCGCGGTGGAGCCTCAGACGTTGATGAAGGTGAGGGCTTTGAAGAGTCTGACGCCGAAGAGGATGGCTCAGACCAGGACACACCCTGA
- a CDS encoding uncharacterized protein (EggNog:ENOG410PJED~COG:C~TransMembrane:1 (o20-38i)~BUSCO:10833at33183), whose product MSNGSHSSVQLKSSTYLSKPTFHFAAGLLSGLTSSILLQPADLLKTRVQQSRETAALLPTIRSILASPHPIQGLWRGTLPSALRTGFGSALYFTSLNTLRTAVAADDPGYLFRGGHGSKPQNGNSPSGVSASSALPKLSHTANLITGAVARVAAGFVMMPVTVLKVRYESDYYAYRSLWGAAKDIVRHEGVRGLFAGFGATAIRDAPYAGLYVVFYEQSKRSLASLLGASSPSARSTPTEQQKSPPSTASINFISGALAAGLATTITNPFDVVKTRVQLMPSKYKNMMRATALMLREDGMRSLFGGLGLRMGRKALSSALAWTVYEELIMWAEKRWAEEQRDVKGVL is encoded by the exons ATGTCTAATGGCTCCCATTCCAGTGTGCAGTTGAAAAGCTCCA CTTATCTATCCAAGCCAACCTTTCATTTTGCGGCTGGCCTCCTCTCCGGCCTCACCTCCTCCATCCTCCTTCAACCTGCCGACCTTCTCAAAACCCGAGTCCAGCAGTCTCGAGAAACAGCTGCTCTCCTGCCGACAATCCGCTCTATCTTGGCTTCTCCGCATCCCATTCAGGGATTATGGCGTGGCACACTTCCTTCCGCCCTTCGAACAGGGTTCGGTTCTGCGCTGTATTTCACCAGTTTAAACACTTTAAGAACAGCAGTTGCAGCCGATGATCCCGGGTATTTGTTCCGGGGCGGCCATGGGAGCAAGCCACAGAATGGAAACTCCCCGTCGGGGGTGTCTGCGTCGTCTGCTCTACCCAAGCTTTCACACACAGCAAACCTGATAACCGGCGCCGTCGCACGGGTAGCCGCTGGATTCGTTATGATGCCCGTAACGGTCCTCAAAGTCCGCTATGAATCCGACTACTATGCTTATCGCAGCTTATGGGGAGCAGCGAAAGATATCGTCCGGCACGAAGGCGTGAGAGGCCTATTTGCTGGCTTTGGAGCAACCGCTATCCGCGATGCTCCCTATGCAGGACTTTATGTGGTCTTCTACGAACAATCGAAGCGCAGCCTTGCCTCCCTTCTCGGGGCTTCCTCCCCTTCTGCTCGGAGCACTCCTACAGAGCAGCAGAAATCACCCCCCTCAACAGCATCCATAAATTTCATCTCCGGCGCCCTCGCTGCAGGTCTGGCTACCACCATAACGAACCCCTTCGATGTCGTGAAAACCCGAGTCCAACTTATGCCCTCCAAATATAAAAACATGATGCGTGCGACTGCATTGATGCTCCGAGAAGACGGAATGAGGAGTTTATTTGGCGGATTAGGATTACGAATGGGAAGGAAGGCGCTGAGTTCGGCACTGGCATGGACGGTTTACGAGGAGTTGATTATGTGGGCGGAGAAGAGATGGGCAGAGGAGCAGAGAGATGTTAAGGGAGTGTTGTAA
- a CDS encoding uncharacterized protein (EggNog:ENOG410PQAJ), which produces MEVKYYEIDPDGDVLLLLRTAKQEDESSEDRESANDEPKAETPNERMETEKRETECSGDAKSADEKTKAESPTESVESSDIDIRMRLSSKHLILASRYFQRMLGGDWKEGCILRDGRQLEVTEEGWKSGPFLILMNIIHGRTKKVPRTVTIDVLTEIASLVDYYECLEVVEIMAEIWTSKITIPHVTLKDIAQCIWLSYTFRWESKFKTWTKRAILTLEGPFYTQGLPIPDRILNEIQERREESIKRIVAYLHGLLAEFTKTEPCCTECSCMMLGALTRALSMMHLLSPRPSRPFSRLNLRDMLDGLAKIYSPKWYLKYHGREAHKCSLESIIQPTLNSVTESITGLELENFVRPEPISRGSLRSSQTKD; this is translated from the exons ATGGAGGTAAAATACTATGAAATAGATCCGGATGGTGACGTCTTGCTGCTGTTGCGAACCGCAAAGCAGGAAGACGAAAGTAGTGAAGACAGGGAGTCTGCCAACGATGAGCCCAAGGCTGAGACGCCAAATGAACGGATGGAAACCGAAAAGCGCGAAACCGAATGCAGCGGCGACGCGAAGTCGGCTGACGAGAAAACCAAAGCTGAATCGCCAACCGAATCGGTGGAATCAAGTGATATAGACATCCGGATGCGGCTCTCTTCGAAGCATCTTATCTTGGCTTCGCGTTATTTTCAGAGGATGCTTGGCGGTGATTGGAAAGAAGGATGTATTCTCCGCGATGGCCGGCAATTGGAGGTCACCGAGGAGGGCTGGAAGTCCGGGCCCTTCTTGATTCTGATGAATATCATCCACGGCCGAACGAAGAAGGTCCCTCGAACCGTGACCATTGATGTTCTTACAGAAATCGCGTCGCTTGTTGATTATTACGAGTGCCTGGAGGTGGTTGAAATCATGGCTGAGATATGGACCTCGAAGATTACCATTCCGCATGTCACTTTAAAGGATATTGCCCAGTGTATATGGCTTAGCTATACTTTCCGTTGGGAGAGCAAGTTTAAGACCTGGACAAAGCGTGCTATCCTAACACTTGAGGGCCCGTTTTATACCCAGGGACTTCCCATCCCAGACAGAATATTGA ACGAGATACAGGAGCGGAGAGAGGAATCGATTAAGCGGATTGTGGCATACCTCCATGGCCTCCTTGCCGAGTTCACGAAGACAGAACCCTGCTGCACTGAATGTAGCTGTATGATGCTTGGGGCATTGACCAGAGCTTTGAGCATGATGCACCTTCTCTCACCACGGCCATCCAGACCTTTCTCTAGGTTGAACCTGAGGGACATGCTAGATGGGCTTGCGAAAATCTACTCACCAAAATGGTACCTGAAATACCATGGTCGAGAAGCACATAAATGCAGCCTAGAATCCATAATACAGCCAACACTTAACAGTGTGACAGAAAGTATTACTGGTCTAGAACTGGAAAATTTTGTTCGTCCTGAGCCCATCTCCAGAGGAAGCCTGCGGAGCAGCCAAACAAAAGATTAG
- a CDS encoding uncharacterized protein (EggNog:ENOG410PT1M), which yields MPRFRGILESPSSSDTDSDSYQEDRFRHHRRPVDRRRGFLDIKAPRVRAASVGDRHRDSSIYIGINNENYSKSPPRPRNRARSFSRRRDAAGAWDEVETNILREQRAIRQEIIERDIRDRYREQEKERLRERDRDRDRDRDRDYEREREREREKERERERERERERERLREREILELEAQLQSQRRKLEQLVEDRLWEEAEREEEIYRRRKRRWEKLRDKELEHEQRERERERERERERERERRDRGRGRSRSHSHSRSRSRYRACWTRDEIANELAHEELRHIKQEEANKKHVEDAFLIAQFRALQEEEERNKRERKIRQKIEAERAKQEAEELEKQQHEQKLREEAIEEYKREEAEKERKRREEEEQAEKQFNERLQRLFGSHGFSEEDMKKFLNQNKEKPEPKAIEPHAPKDQFVKVHRRFISPSTLMAYGLPWEWDPYDADYMLIHSWVPQELQEELFEHTRRLREGRMLPAAAEPEQSAEYVELRVNDKKKDQLFLVRKKKGAKKHIFVER from the exons CAGAGCCGCCTCTGTTGGTGATCGCCATAGGGATTCGTCAATCTACATCGGCATCAACAATGAAAACTATTCCAAGTCCCCGCCGCGTCCGCGGAACCGTGCCAGGTCGTTTTCCCGTCGGCGTGATGCAGCAGGTGCCTGGGACGAGGTAGAAACAAACATCCTCCGCGAGCAAAGAGCTATCCGTCAGGAAATCATTGAACGCGATATCCGAGACCGTTATCGTGAGCAAGAAAAGGAGCGGCTGCGTGAGCGCGACCGAGACAGGGACCGGGATCGGGATCGCGACTACGAACGGGAGCGGGAGCGGGAGCGGGAGAAGGAACGCGAGAGGGAACGCGAGAGGGAACGCGAACGGGAACGGCTACGCGAACGTGAGATACTTGAGCTCGAAGCACAGCTTCAATCACAAAGAAGAAAACTCGAGCAATTGGTTGAAGATAGGCTCTGGGAAGAGGCAGAACGGGAAGAAGAGATATATCGACGCCGAAAAAGGCGGTGGGAAAAACTAAGGGATAAAGAACTTGAACACGAACAGCGGGAGCGCGAGCGTGAACGAGAGCGTGAACGCGAACGTGAGAGGGAGCGACGTGACCGAGGGCGCGGTCGAAGCCGAAGCCACAGCCATAGCCGTAGCCGAAGCCGGTACAGGGCTTGCTGGACCCGTGACGAGATCGCAAACGAACTTGCGCACGAGGAACTACGTCATATAAAGCAGGAAGAGGCTAATAAGAAGCACGTCGAGGATGCTTTTTTGATCGCACAATTCCGCGCCTTacaggaagaggaagagcgTAATAAGCGCGAACGGAAGATACGGCAGAAGATAGAAGCTGAGCGGGCGAAGCAGGAAGCAGAAGAGCTAGAAAAACAACAGCATGAACAGAAGCTAAGAGAAGAAGCTATAGAAGAATATAAGAGGGAAGAAGCCGAGAAAGAACGCAAACGGCgtgaagaggaagagcagGCTGAAAAACAGTTCAATGAGCGGCTTCAAAGGTTGTTTGGTAGCCATGGGTTTTCGGAAGAGGATATGAAGAAATTTTTAAAccagaataaagaaaaacCAGAGCCCAAAGCTATAGAGCCGCATGCTCCCAAAGATCAATTTGTCAAG GTCCATCGTCGGTTTATCTCTCCTTCGACGCTTATGGCATACGGACTTCCATGGGAGTGGGATCCT TACGATGCAGACTACATGCTCATCCATTCTTGGGTGCCTCAAGAACTCCAGGAAGAGCTCTTCGAGCATACCCGTCGTCTACGCGAAGGGCGCATGCTCCCCGCTGCGGCGGAACCTGAACAGAGCGCAGAATACGTTGAGCTGAGGGTGAATGATAAGAAAAAAGATCAATTATTCCTGGtgaggaaaaagaaggggGCGAAGAAGCATATCTTCGTTGAGCGGTAA
- a CDS encoding uncharacterized protein (SECRETED:SignalP(1-25)~EggNog:ENOG410PR2X), whose amino-acid sequence MSSTAGLSRLSALFLLFFFFLSVSAKTFTWNCGNSVGTCNNYCYYAKCRSGAKRSFTYDPNKSNARKRRVASGCSKNPCGRKSRLPFKKFGRSCDEFPFASTKEGGKGAQLRCVNPRENSSEGGQLRGFYRKLKPGERYGITIRNYGKARYCARRTCKNDGGEFYLNSNRKFVGNRPNALNDASGFTMNEGNEAPADLKQVETEDGATHLVLAEDPDDPVGVGSQLWDSETDKSHTVVRVL is encoded by the exons aTGTCTTCTACCGCAGGTCTCTCTCGGCTTTCTGCCCTCTTCCTcctgttcttctttttcctcagTGTTAGCGCAAAGACCTTTACCTGGAACTGTGGGAACTCCGTCGGGACGTGCAACAACTACTGTTACTACGCCAAATGCCGATCAGGAGCAAAGAGGAGCTTTACCTACGACCCTAACAAGAGTAATGCCAGAAAACGTCGAGTTGCATCGGGGTGCAGTAAGAACCCGTGCGGAAGAAAAAGCAGACTCCCCTTCAAGAAGTTCGGCAGGTCATGCGATGAGTTCCCCTTTGCCAGTACGAAGGAAGGTGGAAAGGGTGCGCAGTTGAGATGTGTTAACCCGCGCGAGAATAGCA GCGAGGGTGGCCAGCTCCGTGGATTCTACAGAAAGCTGAAGCCTGGCGAAAGATATGGCATCACTATCAGAAACTACGGAAAAGC ACGCTATTGTGCGCGACGTACCTGCAAGAATGACGGAGGAGAGTTTTACCTCAATTCCAACCGCAAGTTCGTGGGCAACAGGCCCAATGCCTTGAATGATGCTTCAGGCTTCACCATGAACGAAGGCAACGAGGCGCCCGCAGATCTGAAGCAAGTGGAAACTGAAGATGGCGCTACTCACCTGGTTCTTGCTGAAGATCCCGATGACCCCGTTGGTGTAGGCTCACAACTTTGGGATTCAGAGACCGACAAGAGCCATACCGTTGTTCGTGTGCTTTGA